A stretch of Deinococcota bacterium DNA encodes these proteins:
- the nuoL gene encoding NADH-quinone oxidoreductase subunit L, producing the protein MAALAPLLALLGAIINGLFGRRLAEPLPGVIGSAAVGGAFLLSLLAFVGLLGRGGEGVAVPLWTYLSAGTFRLELGFIIDNLSVVMMLIITGVGLLIHLYSVGYMHGDEGFSRYFAGLNLFVAAMLILVMADNYLLMFVGWEGVGVCSFLLIGFWYGVKPNADAARKAFIVNRIGDVGFLLAMFLIFRLFGTLNIAEVNSAVSSAMFFGAGAVTLIGLFFLVAAAGKSAQFPLQVWLPDAMAGPTPVSALIHAATMVTAGVYLVARTAPLFAQTPAASAAVAWVGAITALIAAFAALSQTDIKKILAYSTISQLGFMFVAVGVGAYWVGIFHVFTHAFFKALLFLCAGSVIHALGGEQDIRRMGGLGKHMKVTGGAALVGVLAISGVPLFSGFFSKDAILAHTFNATLIAGYGNTLIFALLLVSTALTAFYMFRWYYLTFAGPERLTREAKAQLHESPRIMTVPLVVLAVLSVVAGSIGLPADLGLPNLIGPWLTAATAHVGFAHPALWLELALIGVSVLAAAVGLGLGYYVYHLHEGRPVARSSEGGLARLGRLSREGGGFDLLYRRAVVSPAESAASSLAILDRELLDHGVIAAAESVGLLATVLARFQSGFVRAYALVMFIGAAFLVLVAVMTTVLP; encoded by the coding sequence CTGGCCGCACTCGCGCCCCTCCTGGCGCTCTTGGGCGCGATCATAAACGGCCTCTTCGGCCGCCGCCTGGCGGAGCCCCTGCCCGGTGTCATCGGCAGCGCGGCGGTCGGCGGCGCCTTTCTTCTCTCGCTGCTGGCCTTTGTGGGGCTTCTGGGCAGGGGCGGGGAGGGCGTGGCCGTGCCGCTTTGGACCTACCTGAGCGCAGGGACGTTTCGGCTCGAGCTCGGCTTCATCATCGACAACTTAAGCGTTGTAATGATGCTCATCATCACCGGGGTGGGTCTGCTGATTCACCTCTACTCGGTCGGCTACATGCACGGCGACGAGGGCTTCAGCCGCTACTTCGCCGGCCTCAACCTCTTCGTCGCCGCCATGCTGATCCTGGTGATGGCCGACAACTACCTGTTGATGTTCGTCGGCTGGGAGGGCGTGGGCGTCTGCTCGTTTTTGCTCATCGGCTTCTGGTACGGCGTCAAGCCCAACGCCGACGCCGCGCGCAAGGCCTTTATCGTCAACCGCATCGGCGACGTGGGCTTTCTCCTGGCGATGTTCCTGATTTTCAGGCTCTTCGGCACCTTGAACATCGCCGAGGTAAACAGCGCGGTGAGCAGCGCGATGTTCTTCGGCGCGGGAGCGGTCACGCTGATCGGGCTCTTCTTCCTGGTGGCGGCCGCCGGCAAGTCGGCGCAGTTTCCGCTTCAGGTCTGGCTGCCCGACGCGATGGCCGGCCCCACGCCCGTCTCCGCGCTCATCCACGCCGCGACCATGGTCACGGCGGGCGTCTACCTGGTGGCCAGAACGGCGCCGCTCTTCGCGCAGACGCCCGCGGCCTCGGCGGCGGTCGCCTGGGTGGGCGCGATCACCGCCCTCATCGCCGCCTTTGCCGCCCTGTCGCAGACCGACATCAAGAAGATCCTCGCCTACTCGACCATCTCGCAGCTCGGCTTCATGTTCGTGGCCGTCGGCGTGGGCGCCTACTGGGTGGGCATCTTCCACGTCTTCACCCACGCCTTCTTCAAGGCGCTGCTCTTTTTATGCGCGGGCTCGGTCATCCACGCCCTGGGCGGCGAGCAGGACATCCGGCGCATGGGTGGGCTCGGCAAGCACATGAAGGTGACCGGTGGGGCGGCGCTCGTAGGCGTCCTGGCGATCTCGGGCGTGCCCCTCTTCTCGGGCTTTTTCTCCAAGGACGCCATCCTCGCCCACACCTTTAACGCCACGCTGATCGCGGGCTACGGCAACACCCTCATCTTCGCGCTCCTGCTGGTGAGCACGGCGCTGACCGCCTTCTACATGTTCCGCTGGTACTATCTCACGTTTGCGGGGCCCGAGCGGTTGACCCGCGAGGCCAAGGCGCAGCTCCACGAGTCGCCGCGGATCATGACCGTGCCGCTCGTGGTCCTGGCCGTCCTCAGCGTCGTCGCCGGCTCCATCGGCCTGCCCGCCGACCTGGGGCTGCCCAACCTGATCGGCCCCTGGCTGACGGCTGCCACTGCCCACGTCGGCTTCGCCCACCCGGCGCTGTGGCTCGAGCTCGCCCTGATCGGCGTCTCGGTCCTGGCGGCGGCGGTGGGCCTGGGGCTGGGCTACTACGTCTATCACCTGCATGAGGGCAGACCGGTGGCCCGCTCTAGTGAAGGCGGCCTGGCGCGGCTGGGCCGCCTCTCGAGGGAGGGCGGCGGCTTCGATCTCCTCTACCGCAGGGCGGTGGTGAGTCCCGCTGAGAGCGCGGCCTCGAGCCTCGCCATTCTCGACCGGGAGCTGCTCGACCACGGCGTGATCGCCGCGGCCGAGAGCGTCGGCCTGCTGGCGACGGTCCTGGCTCGCTTCCAGTCGGGCTTTGTCCGCGCCTACGCGCTGGTGATGTTCATCGGGGCGGCGTTCTTGGTGTTGGTGGCGGTCATGACAACGGTGCTGCCGTGA
- the nuoK gene encoding NADH-quinone oxidoreductase subunit NuoK, with protein sequence MVPTEYYVALSAVIFAIGAVGTVTRRSAIMIFLSVELMLNAGNLVLVAFAYQWAGVSAAAALSGQTAVFVILSIAAAEVAVGLGILVAIFRYRQSTNVDELSEVRL encoded by the coding sequence ATGGTCCCGACCGAATACTATGTCGCCCTGAGCGCGGTGATCTTCGCTATCGGCGCGGTGGGCACGGTCACGCGCCGCAGCGCCATCATGATCTTCTTGTCGGTCGAGCTGATGCTGAACGCCGGCAATCTGGTGCTCGTCGCCTTTGCTTATCAGTGGGCGGGGGTCAGCGCGGCCGCGGCCTTGAGCGGCCAGACGGCGGTATTCGTCATCTTGTCGATCGCCGCCGCCGAGGTGGCGGTGGGTCTGGGCATCCTGGTGGCCATCTTCAGATACCGCCAGTCCACCAACGTGGACGAGCTCTCGGAGGTGCGGCTCTAG